The genomic interval AAACGGGATATCTACGCTAAGTTGCAATATTGGAAAGCATCCAGGAGGAGAAAACCACTCTTATTACAGGGTGCTCGGCAGACCGGAAAGACGTACATTCTCAAAGAATTCGCAGAAGGCGAATATGAAAATTGTATTTATTGTAACTTCGAAGAGGATCCCAGCCTCGATGAGTTCTTTCAGCGAGATCTGGACCCCTCGAGAATCCTACGGGATCTTTCCATTTACGCCAACAAGGAAATCAAGCCCGAAGTCGATCTTGTGATCTTTGACGAGATTCAGGTTTCGGGTCGGGCCTTGAACTCGCTCAAATATTTTGAAGAAAAGGCCAAGACCTTTCATATTGCAGCTGCGGGATCTCTCCTAGGTGTAAAACTCTCAACACCTGGTTCGTTCCCTGTCGGCAAGGTCAGTTTTCTGCATCTCTACCCCATGACTTTCCTTGAATTCCTCGATGCAATGGGAGAATCCAGGTACAGGAAATTGATTGAAGATATTGACGCATTCGCTCCTTTTGAAGAACCGTTCCATCTAGACTTGATAAATCACCTGGGTCGTTACTACGTTGTTGGAGGCATGCCGGAAGCAGTTAAACACTTTGCAGAAAAGGGCGATATACGGGAAGCGCGAGTGATTCAGAACGAAATTATAAACTCATATGTCCTGGATTTTGCCAAACACGCCCCGGCGGTGGAAATACCCAAGCTCACACAAGTTTGGGAATCCATACCGAAACATCTGGGGAGGGAAAACAAAAAGTTTATCTTCTCAGCAGTCAAAAAAGGAGCCCGGGCCCGGGAGTATCAAAATGCGTTAACTTGGTTGGAGGACGCCGGTTTGATTTTTCGGGCGTATGCAGTTGAAACTAGCAGGCATCCGCTCAAACATTATGCTGAGACCTCTTGCTTCAAAGTCTACGCACTAGACGTGGGGCTATTGGGAGCCATGGCCAAAACACCTATGGACCTTTTGGTCCAGGGAAAACGACTCTACAACGAATACGAAGGCGCCTTTGTTGAAAGCTATGTGGCCCAGCAACTGGTATCCCATTTTCAGCAGGAACTGTATTATTGGCGGAGCAAGGGAGGTAAGGCTGAGCTTGATTTTCTCCTTGAAATGGGAAATGGAGTCTTTCCTCTGGAGGTCAAAGCAGGCATTAATCTTAAAAGCAAGAGCTTGAAGTCTTATGATCTACAGTTTGCGCCGCCCAAGCTCGCTAGGACGAATCTTCTGAACCTTAAAAAAGACGGGAAGATCTGCAATCTGCCACTCTATGCCACGTCGTTGTTGCCCCGACTCCTGGTCTCCTAAGACGCTCAAATATTAGGAAACGTTTTTCAAAATCCATTATGGAGCCCCACGGGTAACCCCGCGGTTCCCATATGCCATGCCAAGAAGAGCCAGACTGGATGCCTCCGGAACCCTGCATCATGTCATTGTCCGGGGCATTGAACGAAGAAACATCGTTGACGACGATCGAGACCGGCAAGATTTTGTGTCTCGCAACAAGGAAACAGTTTTCCGCCCAAAAGCGCATGAAACGCGCTGCTTTACTTGTAGAGACACTGTGCAAGAAGGAAAACATCAGCGTAAAAGTGCTGAAAGCACGAAACCGGCGGTGGGAAATATCAAAGGTAAGGCATCAGTCGGCACAGGTCTTTGTTGACCACTACGGACTCTCGCTCACTGAGACAGGACGTCAATATGCCTTATTTTGTCTAACAGGGGGTAATTTCGGGTCCGAACCTAAAGTAATCGTATAGTGGATCGGGGATTTGAGCCTCCCGCAATTATCCGGAACGTGGGATGGAACAGTCGAGACTTGGTACAATATCAAACATAGTTAGAGGTATAGCTTGGTTAACAGAAGGATTATTCTGACACACTCGTTGGTTTCCTTTCCCGAATTATGTCCCCATAGTCAGGGGCGTTCCTTGACTATCCCGATCAAAGAAATCAAATGATCAATATTATCGACAAATAGTAGTGCCAAGACCATTTTGCGTCTTTTTATCACCTTGGTAATATTGATGGACTCGTAAAAAGTCGTCACTCCGGTGAAAACCGGAGTCCAGAGCCTTTGTAACTAGCTGAACAAACTGGATTCGGGCTTTCGCCGGAATGACAGAAAGAGGTGTTTTTCGACTTTTTACGAAGCCGTCAATATTGATAAATCAAAAATCAACCACCAAAGATCAGCCTGGCCAGACTTCGCAAAAGCCTCAATTTCAGATAAAAGCCATCTAATCCAAACCGTCTCCCAGAAGATCCTTAACAAAGAATCAATGCTGTGTTATAAACATCGGTTCGGCCAAATCTGATGAAAATGAAAAAGGAGTTCTCATGATAAGCGCAGATAACGTAACCCTCTCCTTTGGGAAGAGAGTTCTTTTTAACAAAGTCAATGTCAAGTTTTTACCCGGCAATTGTTACGGCCTTATTGGTGCCAATGGGGCCGGTAAATCAACTTTTTTAAAAGTTCTCTCCGGAGAGATTGATCCCACTGACGGCTTTA from Deltaproteobacteria bacterium carries:
- a CDS encoding ATP-binding protein; protein product: MKRDIYAKLQYWKASRRRKPLLLQGARQTGKTYILKEFAEGEYENCIYCNFEEDPSLDEFFQRDLDPSRILRDLSIYANKEIKPEVDLVIFDEIQVSGRALNSLKYFEEKAKTFHIAAAGSLLGVKLSTPGSFPVGKVSFLHLYPMTFLEFLDAMGESRYRKLIEDIDAFAPFEEPFHLDLINHLGRYYVVGGMPEAVKHFAEKGDIREARVIQNEIINSYVLDFAKHAPAVEIPKLTQVWESIPKHLGRENKKFIFSAVKKGARAREYQNALTWLEDAGLIFRAYAVETSRHPLKHYAETSCFKVYALDVGLLGAMAKTPMDLLVQGKRLYNEYEGAFVESYVAQQLVSHFQQELYYWRSKGGKAELDFLLEMGNGVFPLEVKAGINLKSKSLKSYDLQFAPPKLARTNLLNLKKDGKICNLPLYATSLLPRLLVS